From Polynucleobacter difficilis, a single genomic window includes:
- a CDS encoding alpha/beta hydrolase translates to MRLPSIYQSIALILITTSSVLHATESAPNIRPQTQVVKINGTSIEVDVYKPIGPLKGVAILTHGFTRSRTTMGEHAQALAARGVLAITPDMPCTFDFRCNASAIAGLVNLLRNTDTFGGSSQRIILVGFSAGGLSSLLAADTPGVVGYVGLDPFDRVLPNETERAGITASRRLTTEALLLRAPASSCNAKAVAAPWGSEMKALWRDELIAGASHCDFEAPSDWKCRLACGDTDPARQLQVRQGLLDAAARWLQ, encoded by the coding sequence ATGAGATTACCCTCCATTTACCAAAGCATAGCCCTGATTCTGATTACTACATCAAGCGTGCTTCACGCAACTGAATCTGCACCCAATATCCGGCCGCAAACGCAGGTAGTCAAAATTAACGGCACTTCCATAGAGGTGGATGTGTATAAGCCCATAGGACCGCTAAAGGGGGTAGCCATACTGACCCATGGCTTCACACGCAGCCGTACTACCATGGGAGAACACGCTCAAGCATTGGCAGCGAGGGGCGTTCTAGCGATTACGCCCGATATGCCCTGTACCTTTGACTTTCGTTGCAATGCCAGTGCGATTGCTGGTTTAGTTAATCTACTACGCAATACAGATACCTTTGGCGGTAGTAGCCAGCGCATCATACTCGTGGGTTTTTCAGCAGGAGGTCTCTCTAGCTTACTTGCTGCAGATACGCCTGGGGTTGTGGGATATGTTGGGCTAGATCCATTTGATCGGGTCTTGCCCAATGAAACGGAGCGCGCTGGCATTACTGCATCAAGACGCCTTACTACCGAAGCCCTTCTTTTAAGAGCCCCCGCATCAAGCTGCAATGCAAAGGCGGTTGCAGCGCCATGGGGCTCTGAGATGAAAGCCCTTTGGCGTGATGAATTAATTGCCGGCGCATCCCATTGCGACTTTGAAGCGCCAAGCGACTGGAAGTGCCGCTTAGCCTGCGGTGATACCGATCCAGCGCGGCAATTGCAGGTTCGGCAGGGATTACTGGATGCAGCGGCGAGGTGGTTGCAGTAG
- a CDS encoding HD domain-containing protein: protein MNTEMIQQAEAFARKCHEGQFRKGHAKEPYAVHLEEVADLVRSYGGNEIEICAAWLHDTVEDCPPTSFADLESLFGMEVADVVRELTDDKSLEKAERKRMQVVNAPHKSSSAALVKLCDKTSNLRAIANSPPKDWDYERRSAYVQWAITVVNALPHKPEPGLQNFWSAVDAAELKNAEDCLPLRQSQNVALEVLRRKALRGGATPAQAEAFLVRFASGAIPDHTK from the coding sequence ATGAATACAGAAATGATTCAGCAAGCAGAAGCATTTGCGCGCAAGTGCCATGAAGGTCAATTTCGTAAAGGGCATGCAAAGGAACCCTATGCAGTACACCTTGAGGAAGTTGCCGATTTAGTGCGCTCGTACGGCGGCAATGAAATTGAAATTTGCGCAGCCTGGTTGCATGACACGGTTGAAGATTGTCCGCCTACTAGCTTTGCCGACCTTGAGAGCCTTTTTGGAATGGAAGTAGCCGACGTCGTTCGTGAACTCACGGATGACAAATCACTCGAAAAAGCAGAACGCAAGCGAATGCAAGTTGTTAATGCCCCACATAAGAGCTCTTCCGCGGCTTTGGTCAAGCTATGCGATAAGACCAGTAACCTACGGGCAATTGCAAATTCGCCGCCAAAGGACTGGGATTACGAGCGCCGCTCTGCATACGTTCAATGGGCCATTACCGTAGTTAATGCATTGCCCCATAAGCCAGAACCTGGCCTTCAGAACTTTTGGAGTGCGGTCGATGCAGCTGAACTTAAAAATGCAGAAGATTGCTTGCCACTTCGTCAATCTCAAAATGTGGCGCTTGAAGTGCTGCGGCGAAAAGCCTTGCGTGGCGGCGCTACGCCTGCCCAAGCGGAGGCATTTTTAGTGCGCTTTGCCAGTGGCGCAATACCGGATCACACAAAGTAA